Genomic DNA from Streptomyces venezuelae:
GGCACATGGTCGGCCGCCCTCGATGGCACTCGCCGCACGCGCCACAGTTCGCGATCGTGGACAGCGCCACGTGGTCCCCGGGGGCCACGTGCACCACCCCCGCCCCCACCGCCTCGACGACCCCCGCGCCCTCGTGTCCGAGCACCACCGGCGGCGGAAACGGAATGGTCCCGTCGATCACCGACAGGTCGCTGTGGCACAGCCCCGCCGCCGCCACCGCGACCAGCACCTCGCCCGGCCCCGGAGCCCGTATCTCCAGGTCGTCGACGACCTCGGCCCGCGCCCCGTCGAAGACAACGCCCCTCATCCCGCACCCCTCACCGAGGCCCCCTGGCCTCTCTCGGCAGACCGAGCACCCGCTCGGCGATGATGTTCCGCTGCACCTCGTCCGAGCCGCCGTAGACGGTGTCGGCGCGGCTGAACAGGAACAGCCGCTGCAGAGGGTCGAGTTCGTAGGGCGCGTCCGCGCACCAGTCCTGCGGGCCCACCGCCGCCGACGGCCCCCGCACCGCCATCCCCAGCTCACCGAGCCGCTGGTGCCACCGCCCCCACAGCAACTTGGCCACACTGGGCGAGCCGACCCCGGTCCCGGAACCGGCGGCCCCGCCCCCGTCCGCCCCCGAACCCGCACTCCCCAGCGTCCGCAACGCGTTCCACCGCATCACCCGCAGCTCCGCCCACTGCCGCACCAGCCGGTCCCGCACCACCGGATCGTCGACCGCCCCGCCGGCCACGGCCTCCCGTACGACCGCCGCCAGCTCCTCCGCGAAGCCGATCTGCTGCACCAGCGTGGACACGCCCCGCTCGAAGCCGAGGAGCCCCATGGCGACCCGCCACCCGTTGCCGACGCCGCCCACCACATGGGCCGCACGCGCGCGTGCGCCGTCGAAGAAGACCTCGTTGAACTCACTCGTCCCGGTCAGCTGCCGGATGGGCCGGACGTCGATCCGCCCCGGCTGGTCCATGGGCACGAGCAGGAACGACAGCCCTTCGTGAGGCCGCGCCCCGTTTCCGCTTTCGCTGCCCCGCCCACTCCCGTCACCGCCCGTCCGCGCCAGCACGAAGCACCAGTCCGCCTCCTGCGCCAGCGACGTCCAGATCTTCTGCCCCGTCACCCGGAAGTCGCCCGCCCCGTCCCGCTCCGCCCGCGTCCGCACGCCCGCCAGGTCGGACCCGGCACCGGGCTCGCTGTATCCCTGGCACCACAGCGTCTCGCCCCGCGCGATCGGCGGCAGGAACTCGTCCCGCTGTTCCCGGCTCCCGTACGCGAGGAGCGTCGGCGCGAGCAGGTTCTCGCCGATGTGCCCGTACCGCCCGGGTGCCCGCACGCGCGCGTACTCCTCGGCCCAGACCACCTGCTGGGTCAGCGTGGCCCGCCGGTTCCCGTACACGCCCGGCCCCGTGCCCGCACCCTCACCGGCGCCCGCACCCGAGTCCGTCCCCGTGTCCCAGCCGAGCCCGATCCACCCCCCGCGCCCCAACTCCCGTTCCCACGCCCGCCGCAGCGCACCCCCCTCGTGCTCGCTCCCCGGCCCGCCCCGCCCCACCGCCGCGGTGAACTCCCCGGTGAGGTGCTCCGCGAGCCACGCCCGCGCCTCCGCACGGAACGCCTCGTCCTCGTCCCCGAACCCGAACTCCATCAGCCCCCACCACCCTCCCGCCGCCCCGGACCAGTCCACCCTCCCTACGCGTTCGGCCGCTCCTTCCCCGCCGCCGCCTTCGCCATCGCCTCCAGCTGCGCGAGGAGCGGCATCGGGTCGGTGCCGACCGTCCCGGGCAGGAAGTCCGCGATCTTCTCGGGGGTCCAGGCCCCCTCCGCGTACCCCGCACGCAGCTCGCGCGGCTGCGCCCAGACCGCGATCTTGGGGCCCGCGATCGTGTAGACCTGGCCGGTGATCTTCTCGTCGCGCGCGCGGTCGCTCAGCAGGTACGTGACGAGCGCGGCGACGTCCTCGGGCTCGCCGATCTCCTTGAGCTCCATCGGGACGTTCGCCGACATGCGCGTACGGGCGACGGGCGCCACCGCGTTCGCGGTCACCCCGTACTTGTGCAGCCCCAGCGCCGCGCTCCGCACCAGCGAGATGATCCCGCCCTTCGCCGCGCTGTAGTTGGCCTGCGCGACCGAGCCCTGGTGGTTGCCGCTGGTGAAGCCGATCAACGTGCCGGAGCCCTGCTTGCGCATCACCGCGGACGCCGCGCGGAACACCGTGAACGTGCCCTTGAGGTGCGTGGCGACCACCGGGTCCCACTCCTCCTCGGACATGTTGAACAGCATCCGCTCGCGCAGGATCCCGGCGACGCACACCACTCCGTCCACCCGTCCGTACTCGGCGAGCGCGACGTCGACGACGCGCTGTCCGCCCGCCATGGTCGAGATGTCGTCCGCGACGGCGACGGCCTCGCCGCCCGCGGCCTGGATCTCCTTGACGACGGCGTCCGCTATCTCGCTGGCCGGCTCGGCGCCCTCCATGGAGACGCCGTAGTCGTTGACGACGACCTTCGCCCCCTCGGCCGCCGCGGCGAGGGCGACGGCCCTGCCGATGCCGCGTCCGGCGCCGGTCACGGCGACCACCTTGCCTGCCAAGAAGTTCCCCACGTCCGGCCCCTTCCCGAGGTTTCTGACGGACCGTTAGATTTTATGACCCGTCAGACACCGGAAGACAACCCCCGCGGAGGACCCAGACCATGCCAGTCCCTCCAGACGCCGACGCCTCGCCCCCGGCCCTCCCTCCCGAGTTCCACGACATCGCCAAGCGCGTGAACAACTGGGGGCGTTGGGGTGCCGACGACGAGATCGGGACCCTCAACCTCATCACCGACGACGTCGCGCGCGCCGCGTCCGCCGAGGTCCGCACCGGCCGCCGTGTCCCGCTCGCGCTGCCGCTCAAGGAGGACGGCGTGCAGACCGGCCTGATCCCCGGGCGCG
This window encodes:
- a CDS encoding acyl-CoA dehydrogenase family protein; translation: MEFGFGDEDEAFRAEARAWLAEHLTGEFTAAVGRGGPGSEHEGGALRRAWERELGRGGWIGLGWDTGTDSGAGAGEGAGTGPGVYGNRRATLTQQVVWAEEYARVRAPGRYGHIGENLLAPTLLAYGSREQRDEFLPPIARGETLWCQGYSEPGAGSDLAGVRTRAERDGAGDFRVTGQKIWTSLAQEADWCFVLARTGGDGSGRGSESGNGARPHEGLSFLLVPMDQPGRIDVRPIRQLTGTSEFNEVFFDGARARAAHVVGGVGNGWRVAMGLLGFERGVSTLVQQIGFAEELAAVVREAVAGGAVDDPVVRDRLVRQWAELRVMRWNALRTLGSAGSGADGGGAAGSGTGVGSPSVAKLLWGRWHQRLGELGMAVRGPSAAVGPQDWCADAPYELDPLQRLFLFSRADTVYGGSDEVQRNIIAERVLGLPREARGPR
- a CDS encoding SDR family NAD(P)-dependent oxidoreductase; this translates as MGNFLAGKVVAVTGAGRGIGRAVALAAAAEGAKVVVNDYGVSMEGAEPASEIADAVVKEIQAAGGEAVAVADDISTMAGGQRVVDVALAEYGRVDGVVCVAGILRERMLFNMSEEEWDPVVATHLKGTFTVFRAASAVMRKQGSGTLIGFTSGNHQGSVAQANYSAAKGGIISLVRSAALGLHKYGVTANAVAPVARTRMSANVPMELKEIGEPEDVAALVTYLLSDRARDEKITGQVYTIAGPKIAVWAQPRELRAGYAEGAWTPEKIADFLPGTVGTDPMPLLAQLEAMAKAAAGKERPNA